Genomic DNA from Thiosocius teredinicola:
CCGCATTAATTTCACTGTCTGCAAGGTTGGTGGCGATAGGCGTCATGATCGGGTTGTTGCGCGTACCGTCGCGGAAGGCGTGCAACTGCGAGACGAGGTAGTCGGCATTCATGCCGGCGAGTCGTGGGAAACCGCCGGCGGCCATGCCTTGTCCGTCGCTGCCGTGGCAGCCTATGCAGGCTGCCGCACCGTTGCTGTTTCCTTTCTTGGCCAATTGCTCGCCGACGTCTTGGTCGGCGAGGGCAGGCGTCGCGCCTGCGGTCAGCCAGGCCAGCAGCCCGGCCGTGAAAATCAAGGCTCTGCATTGATAGCGATTGACGTTGTGCATATCTTGCCTTCCTGTGTACTGCGTTTGTTGGCAACCAGTTCTTCGCGGATGTCTTCGGCTGCGCGTCGAACCGTCTGCTCGAACGCGCGGTCGGTCTATTGATTCGCCGGTAAATGGCCGAGGGTAGGGAACTCCTACTTTCCTTGGGTCTGGTCCGGCAGCGATGGCAGCCTTCAGACGCCTGTGCGATCGAAACTGCGTACCGTGTTGTAAGAGAGGTGGCAAGCTGCATGCCACATGCACCTTCGCAAATTGGCACGGACTAACGAGGCGCGGTGCCGCGGGATGTCTTTTGCCCGGTTGAATTCAACCAGCCGGTCTGGCGCAACTGCACCAGTTAAGTAGCGATTAAAGGCCAGTGCGATCGCCGATGAACGTCGCTCGCCGCTCGCCTGTCGCGGGCGAATCGTCAAACGTTGGGTCGGTCAGGTCGGCAGGAACAAACTGACCGACAGGTGAGAGGCGTCCGGTGTATGAACCTCGAGCTTGCCATCGAGCAGGCGCGTCAGGGTGGTCGCCTTGCCCAGGCCGTCGCGCAGGCGCTCGGCTGCCGAGTCGCTGGCAGCATTGGTGTCGAGCCGGATCTGCGGTAGTTGCAACTGAACGCCTCCGCTGACTGTTTCGACGCAGACAGTCGCCGGGCTGGGTACGCCGGCCTCGAACAACTCCGTCACATGGACGAGGATCTGGTAGATCGTGCGCATCACTTGTTTGCGGGGCAGGGTAACCGGCGCCTGATCGTCTGCCGTGCAGCTGCAGGCCCAAGCGGTGGCGTAGCGCTGGTTGACGATCTCACACAGTTGGACAACGGTCTCGTCCAGGTTGAAGGTCGTGGCATGTTCCAGCGGCTGGCTGATCTTCGCACTGATCGGTTGTAGCGTTGCGAGGCCGACATCGATCTGTTCCTTGAACAGCTTCAGGCGCTCGGCAACGTCGGCGTCGGTCGTCTCGCTAAGCAAGTTGTTGCACACAGCCGCCAGCGCCGCATAGTTGTTGCGCGATTTGTGGATGATGTATTTCACCACATCTTCCCATTCGTCGACGGCCTCCCATTGCACGAGTTCGCCGTAACGCTCCATCAGAGAAGCGATATTTGCCGATGTGTCGGCTTCTTCATTTTTGCGGTTCTGTTTTTCCATAATCTCGTGCCGAACTTCGCCAGCCTCGTCCGCCAGGGTCGACCCCGGAGCTTCGCGTTGAGTGCAGGTCCAATGTCGAGAGTCGCCCTACAGTTCACAGATGAATCGGCTCCGGCCTCCTGTCTGCAGACGATCCGGTAACCCGATCTCCGGATCGTTGCGATTTCCACGACGGATACAAAAATGTTATTGCCAGTAGGGCCGGGTGCGATAGGTGTCGTAAATTTTCATCTCGTAGTCCCGGTCGGTGAAATCCGGCCAGTCATCTTTTTCGAACCCTTCGGCCAACGTCAACCTCGCGCGGTCGATATCCAGAAGCAGACCGTTGCTCTCGCCATCCAGGTGGAATGCGTTCCAGGGCACAGGAAACAGCTTCTCGCTGACGCCCAGGAACTGACTCATGTCCAACAAGGCGTAGGAGACCAGTCCGGTATCCGTGTCGATCATGACCTCTTCGACGTTGCCGAGATTTTCGCCTTCCAGGTTCTTAACATAGCCACCGATAAACGCTCGTGCCGAAATGTTCATAACTCCTCCGACTCGCCTCTAACAAAGATACGGGAACCAGCGACTGAAATACCCGTTTCGACCCTGGTCGCCGCCCACGCGGAACGCGACCATGCTGCTCCGAGTTCAGCACTAACCGTGCCAGCCCTGGCCAGCAAGGCGCTGTGCCGCCGATAGGGGATGTACAAACCACAGGCGGCGGCGTGTGTCGGCTTATCGTCGACCATCGAACAACTCTGAAAGCCCCGGCGGCGGGTCGCTCCCGATGGGTGGCTGAATACAGACGAGCGGTGGTCGATTAGCACCTCGCACCCGGTTTCGCGACGTCGGCACGCCCGCTTTAACGCCGTCCGATCGTGCTTTGGCACATTGGCATATGGCTTGCCCTAACGCTCCGAAACGCCGATCGGCGTCGTATTCAGTGAACACATCGACAGAGAACACGGGGCACCACATGGCAACGAAATCCGGCACACGAAAACGCAAATCATCGACCGCTAAAACAGTGATCGCCGACATCGAAACGCCGATCGGCAGCGGTGGCGAGATTCAACAGGCGCCCGATCAGGGCAATGGCGAGACGCTGACCACCCAACAGGGCGTACCCGTCAGCGACAACCAGAACTCGTTGAAGGTCGGCCAGCGCGGCCCGACCTTGCTGGAAGACTTTCACTTCCGCGAAAAGATCTTCCACTTCGATCACGAACGTATCCCCGAGAGGGTGGTGCACGCGCGTGGCTACGGGGCACACGGCTACTTCGAAACCTATGAGTCGCTTGCCGACCTCACCAGCGCCGACATCTTCCAGCGCAAGGGCGATAAGACACCGGCGTTCGTCCGGTTTTCGACTGTGGCCGGCAACAAGGGTTCGGTCGACCTGGCACGCGACGTTCGTGGTTTCGCCGTGAAGCTGTATACCAAGCAAGGCAACTGGGACATCGTCGGCAACAATATCCCGGTGTTCTTCATTCAGGATGCAATGAAGTTTCCCGACCTGATCCACTCCGCCAAAGATGAACCCGACCGCGGTTTCCCGCAGGCGCAGACGGCGCACGACAACTTCTGGGATTTCATCTCGCTGACCCCCGAAGCCATGCATATGGTCATGTGGATCATGTCCGACCGCGCGATACCGCGCTCGTTCCGTTTCATGGAAGGCTTTGGTGTACACACCTTCCGCCTGGTCAACGCCAAGGGACAGTCACGCTTCGTCAAGTTTCATTGGAAACCGAAGTTGGGTATGCAATCGGTAACCTGGGACGAGGCGGTCAAGATCAACGGCGCCGACCCGGACTTTCATCGTCGCGACCTGTGGGACACGCTGGTCGCGGGCGATAAGGTCGAATGGGAACTCGGGCTGCAAGTGTTCGATGACAAGTTCGCCGACAAGTTCGAATTCGATGTGCTCGATGCCACCAAGCTGATACCCGAGGAACAGGTGCCGATCAGGATCGTCGGCAGGCTGGTGCTCGATCGGGTGGTGGACAACTTCTTTGCCGAGACGGAGCAGGTCGCCTTCTGCACGCAGAACATCGTGCCCGGTATCGATTTCACCAACGATCCGCTGTTGCAGGGGCGCAACTTCTCGTACCTGGACACCCAGGTCAAACGCCTGGGCGGACCGAACTTCACCCATATCCCGATCAATGCACCGAAGTGCCCGTTCCATCACTTTCAACAAGATGGCCACATGGCGATGAACAATCCCAAAGGACGGGTGAACTATGAGCCGAACTCGTGGGGTAGCGACGGCGGACCACGTGCGTCGAGCGATGGTTTTACCTCGTACCCTGCCGAGGAAAGCGGTGAGAAAGGCAAGTACCGATCGGAAACCTTTGCCGATCACTACAGTCAGGCGCGTCAGTTCTACGTCAGTCAGGCCGATGTCGAACGTGAGCACATGCGCGACGCGTTGGTCTTTGAACTGAGCAAGGTGAAAGAACCCAATATTCGGGTACGTGTGGTCGCTCACCTACTCAACATCGACAAGGGCCTGGCGGAAGGCGTCGCCGAGGGGCTCGGTATCGCCCAGTTGCCGAAACCGGCAACAGCGGCGCGTGCACCGATCAAGGACCTGCCTGTATCCGATGCGCTCAGCATGCTGAAGAATCCACCGCAGACCTTTGCCGGCCGCAAGCTGGGCGTGCTTGTGACCGAGGGATTCGACGGCAAACTGTTGGCCGCCTTGCGCAAGGCCGCAAAGAAGGAAAGGGCCAACATCACCCTGGTGGCGCCGGTCGCCGACGGCATCGAAGACGACCAGGGGCAGCGACACGCCGCGGATGAGATCCTCGAGGGTGCACCGTCGGTGCTGTTTGATGCGGTTGCGATTATCGTTTCCGAGAAAGGGGCGGATGACCTGTTGATTGAAAACGCCGCACGCCAGTTCATCGCCGATGCGATTTCCCACAAAAAGTTCGTGGCCTATAGCAAACAGGCACGTGAGTTGGTCGAGGCATGTTTGCTGAATGGGTCCCTTGATGACGCGGGCATTGTGGAGTTGTCGACCGGCAAAAGTGCATCCGGCTTCATCGAGGCCTGCGGCGAATTGCGTTGTTGGGCGCGCTAGATGATCCGCGACAAGAGAGCATTGCCGGGGTCGAACGGTAGTTTGGGCCGGTCCAGTGGACGCCCTTGGTAGGGCAGGGTGGTGACGATCAGTTGGCCAGGGTGATCTCAACCACCCGGCCACCACCAACCGGTTGGTTGCGGTAGGGCCACATCAGCCGCTCGCTGAGCTGAGCGGTCAACTGCAGGCCCAGACCGAAACCGGTGGCCTCGCCATTGCCGTTGTCATGTGTGTCGGCCTGCCGATTTTCGATGCGCACCTCGCTACGCCGCTGGGTGATCTTCACCTGGCCCTCCCAGGTGTGCTGGAAGGCGTTGCGGATCAGGTTGCCGAGCACGATGCGTGCGGCGGTATCGGGTAGTTCGGCGATACTCTGGTCGGTCTGCAATTCGACCTCGACATGCTTGTCGGCGAGCAGGTAGCGATTGTCGTCGACCAGCTGTTTGATGAGGTCGCCGATCGACACCATCTGGGTCGGCAGCGTTTCGAGCTCATCGCGGCTCAGCCACAGCAGGGTCTCGGTGAGATGCTGCATGGTCTGGCTGGCCCGATCGATACGGTCATAGGCCTTCTGCTGCGACTTGTCCGGCAGGTGCTTGTGATCGAGTTGCAGTTTGCGGATCAGTTCGACGTTGCTGCGGATAACGCTGATCGGTGTGCGCAGTTCATGACTGGCATGGCGCAGAAAACGGTGCTCGCGTTCGACCGATTGCTGCACCGACGACACGCTGTTCTTGATCAGCTGCGCCAGCCGGTTGAGCTCAGGATAGGCAAAGTCGGGCACGGGTTTGGTGATGTTGTGCGCGTCGAGTGCCTGCGCCCAGCTGCCGAGCTCGGCAGCTGGGCGTGATACGCGCTTCATCAACAACCAGATGATCACGGCGAACGCCAGGGCGCTGGCGGCGCTGATCATCAACAGCGCCTTCATGTTGCGCGCGATGTTGCGACCCACGAGGCGCGAGGCGTTTTCGCGGGTGAAGGTGCGCGAGATCAGCAATTCGTCGCCGTTTACGCGAAACCGCATCAGGAAGTGAATGGCATCCGGGCGCTGCATGAAGCCCGACGCATCGTGCTTTTGCAGAAAACCGACGCGGGTAGGTGGTTCGCCGAAGCTGTCGCGGACGGCATCGGGCAGCTGATCCCAGCGGTTGCTGATGGTATAGCCGTCGAAACTGTTGCTTTCGCTGTAGTCGGCGGAGGGCGTTGATTCGACGAAGCTGTTGACGGCCGCTTCCATATTGGCGGCGATGATGTTGTCCATGCCGCGCATGAAATACTGAGCCGTCAGCACCGAGTAGCCGATGACCAGCACGATACCGAGCGCCAGTACCGCCAGCGCGATGAACCAACGTAGGCTAATCTGGCGTTTCATCGTTTTCGCTCCGCACGGCAAAACCGTGACCCGCGATCGTGTGCACAAGGCGCGGCCCCGCAGAACCGTCGACCGCTTTGCGCAGGTTGAAGATATGCACCTTGAGGCTGTTGCTGTCGGGTGGTTCGTCACCCCAAACGGCGTCTTCCAAGGTTTGACGGCTGACGGTGTTTGGCGAGGCGCGTAGCAATACCTCGAGCAGTCGCCACCCGGTCGGCGACAAGTGGATCAATTGGTCGGCCCGTGCCACCGTCTTTTCGCTGAGGTTCATGACGAGGTCGGCACAGCGCAACACATGCACCTGGCCGCTGCGACGTCGTGCCAGCGCATGCACCCGAACAACGAGCTCCTGGAGTTCGAACGGCTTGACCAGGTAGTCATCGGTGCCTGCGCGGAAGCCGTCGATCTTGTCTTCCAGACGGTCGCGGGCGGTCAGCATCAGTACCGGGGTGTCGTCACCGTCGGCGCGCAGGCGCTCGCAGACGCTGAGCCCATCGAGACGCGGCAGGTTCAGATCGAGCAACAACACATCGTAACGCGCCTGCTGTGCGAGGTTGAGCCCGGCAACGCCGTTGCTGGCGTGGTCGCAGCGTATCTGTTCGAGCTCGAGGTACTGCACGATTGTTTGCGCAAGATCGAGGTCGTCCTCAACCAGAAGTGCGTTCAGCATGGCGAGCCGTTTTCTCCGCGGTGAACAAGGCGTTTTTGATCCGCTTCAGCAGGTCGGCGATGTCGTGCTGGATCAGCAACAATGCCGGTATCAGGATCAATGTGATCACTGTAGCAAACATGATCCCGTAGGCGACCGATACGGCGGCCGGAATCAGGAACTGGGCCTGGCGCGAGGTCTCTCCAAGCAGCGGCATCAGGCCGGCGAAGGTGGTGAACGACGTGAGCAACACCGGACGCAGACGCTCGCGGCAGGCGCGGCTGATCGCCTGGTGCAGATGAGCGGCGTCCGGCTTGTGTTCGTTGAAGCGCGCCACCAGCAGCAGGCTGTCGTTCACCACGACGCCGCTCAGCGCGATGATACCGTTCAACGACAGGATGCCGAGCGACAGGTCGTTCAGCCAATGACCGAGAATTGCGCCGACGATGCCGAACGGGATCGCGGTCATGATCAACACCGGTTGGGAGTACGACTTCAGCGGTATCGCCAGCAGCAGGTAAATGACGAGCAAGGCGAGCATGAACATGTGCGTCATCGATGTCTGCGTTTCGGCCTGCTGCTCGGCCTCGCCGGCAAAGTGGATACCCAGGCCGGGGAACTGGCGTTCAAGCTGCGGTGCGACCGAGCTTTTCAACTGCGCGACCAGCTCGGTGGCCGAGAGCTGTTCCTTGTCGACGTCGGCCGACACATAGGCCGCCCGTTTGCCGTCGATGCGGCTGATGCTGTCGCGTGCATAGCCGAAACTGACGGTTGCCACGCTCGATAACGGCACTACGGTACCATCGGTGGTGCGTACGCGCGCATTTAGAACGTCGGCGGCGCTCTGCCGTTGGTTCTCGGGATAGCGCACCTTGACCTCGATTTCGTCGCTGCCACGTTGGTAGCGCTGCACGATCTGACCGCTGAACGCCTGCAGTACCTGCGCCGCCAGCGCATCGGTGGTCAGGCCGAGGGAGCGTCCCTGCTGGGTCAGTTCCAGGCGCATGCGTGGCATCCCGGGTTCGAGGTTGTCCTCGATGCCGAATACCGCCGGCATCGCGGTGAGTTTCGCTTTGAGTTCTTCGCCGGCCAGCGTCAGCACCTGGTCGTCGTCGGCGCGCAGCTCAACACGCACGGCATCGACCATGCGTGGCGAGTTCTGGATCGCGAGCGAACGCACGCCCTCGGGTAGGCCGGCCAGGCTGCGCCACTTTTGGGTGAAGGTGCGAATGTCGTAGGCCGACTGGTTGTCCAGCTCGATTGTGACCCGGCCCGATTGGTCGGCCTCGGACAACACCTGCAGGTGCGCGATGCCGCTCGCTGCCTCGCCGCGCAGGGCACGGTCGGCCTCGTAGGCCCGCTGTTCGATCAGGCGCAGCGCATCATGCGTCTGACCGAAGCTGGCGTCGTTGCGCATCGTCAGCTCGGCCCTGACCGTGTCGCCGGGGATGTCGGGAAAGAAGCTGACGCGTAGCGCACCGGTGATCGGCATCGATACCACCAAGCCGAAGACTGCGAGGAACAGCAAGGTCACTGCGTAGCGATGATGCAGGGCGATATCGATGACGGGGCGGTACAGCTTGTCGCTGAAGGTTTCGAACAGACGATCTGCGATTTGTTGCACCTTCTGCCACAGGCCGACGATGCCACGGCTGCCATTGCTGCGGTGTGTGTTCAGATGTGCCAGGTGCGCGGGCAGGATCAACTTGGATTCGACGATCGACAGCACCAGACACACCGCGACGATGGCTGCGAACTGGGCATACAGTTCACCCAGGCGTCCGCTGGTCTGCGACAGCGCCCAGAAGGCTGCCACCGTGGTGAACACGCCGAACAACGTGGGGATCGCCACGCGCATCGTGCCCTTGACGGTGCTGGTCAGGGTGTCGCCTTCGGCGCGCCGCACGCTGTAGACGCTCTCGCCGACCACTACCGCGTCGTCGACCACGATGCCGAGGGCGAGGATGAAGCCGAAGGTCGTGAACTCGTTGAGCGACAGGCCGAGAAAGCTGTCACCCATGAAGTACAGGGTGCCGAAGAAGATGAACGGCAGGCCGGCGGCCACCCAGATGGCGACGCGCAGGTTGAGAAACACCGCCAGTAACAGGAACACCCAGAGTATGCCGCTCAAGGCGTTGCGTACGAGCAGGTTCAGTCGATCGTTGATGGCGGTGCTGCGATCGTACCAGCTCGCCAGTTCCACGCCGTGCGGTAGCTTGCCTTGCTCCAGCCAACTCTCCACGACCCGATGCGCCGCGGCCACCGACTCGGTGATATCGTCCTGGCCGGCGGTGATGACCTGCACTGCGATACTGTCTTCACCGTTGAAGCGCGACAGCACCGAGGTGGTGTCGTCAAAGGTGTCGCGAATCTCTGCGACGTCGCCCAGCAAGATTTGCCGACCGTCATCCGTCGTGACCAGCGGGATGCGCGCGAACTCTTGTTTGCGGTAGGCCTGCTCCGACGCCTGCAGTTGCAGGTAGAGCTGGCGATTGCGCATCACCGCGGTCATGGTGTTCGACGAGCCCTGGTTGATTGCATCTTCGACATCCGACAGCGACAGCCCATAGGCCTGCAGGCGTCCCTCGTCGATCTCGATCGCCATCATCGGGTCGAGCCAGCCGGAGATGCTCACCCGGCTGATCGACGTATCGGCGAGCAACTCGCGCTTGAGATCATCCGCCAGTGCCTGCAAGGTATCGCGGCCCACAGCGCCGTACAGCTGCAGCCAGATCGAGTGCTCTTCGCGCTCGGCCTTTTCGATGACCGGTTTCTTGGCGTCGGCGGGAAAGGTCGAGATCGCGTCGACCTTGGCCTTCACGTCGCGCAGCAGATCGTCGAGTTCGTAGTCCGCCAGCTTCTCCACCGTCACCGTAGCGCCGTTGCGGGTCGACTCGCTGGTGATCGACTCGATACCGATGACACCTTCGAGCTGGTCCTCAATCTTGATCGCGATGCCTTCTTCCGACTGCTGCGCCGAGCCGCTGTCGTAGGTCACCGACACGGTAAGCCGGTCGGGTTCCATGCTGGGGAAGGCCTCCTTGCGCAGGCTGCCCATCTGCATCAGGCCCAGTACGATGACCAGGATCATCAATAGGTTGGCGGCGACTGGGTTGGCGGCGAACCAGGCGATCACGCCGCGGTGTCCACTACTCATCGTGCGGCTCTTCGACCGGGTTGATTTGCATGCCTTCGAGGTAGCCATTCAGCGGATGCACCAGCACCTGTTGCGGCATCGTTTCGAGCTGTTCCGGCACGGCGATATAGATGTTGTCGGTATCGCTGAACACCGGCGTCGCCGCTATCTTGGCCAGGGTGTTGAATGCGGTGATGTACCAGATCTCACCGCGTTGGCTCAATGCCGAGACCGGCAGCTTCCACAGGTCATTGCGCTCGGTGCCTGCGACCTGCGCCCTGACAAAGGTGCCGGGTAACAGCGGTGGTTCTTGGTCGAGCGGTTGGTCGACCGCGACGATCAATGCGCGTTGCCGCGTCGTGTCGTCGAGGTGTTGCTCAACACGTATCACCCGGCCGGACCATTGTTGACCGTTCTCGACATCGGTCAGGCTAACCGGCCAGTCACCCGCGGTCAGTTGATCGTCGGCCGGCAGGTTCTGCCAGTCGCGTGCCGACAGCGCGATGCGGATCTCGATGCGGTCGGTACTGTACAGCGTGGCGACCTCGGTGCCGGCCTGCACATAGCCGCCGGGAGATACCAGGCGCTCGACCACCAGGGCATCGAACGGGGCGAGCATTCGTGTCTGCTCCAGATCATGACGCGCACTGCGCAGCGCCGCCTGTGCGGTCGACACCGCGGCCTGCGCAGCGGCCAGTTGCGGTTTGCGCAGCACCAATGCCGAGTCGGGCTTGCCGCCGAGTCCGGAGGCCTTCCATTCTGTTTCGGCCTGCACACCCTGGCGCTGTTCTTCGAGCAGGGCGAGCTTGGCGTCGGCCAGCTCTTTCTCGGCGCTGGCCACGGCTGCCCGGTAGCTGCTGTCTTCCATCTGCAGCAGCGACTCGCCCTGGGCGATGCGTCGGCCGTTGGCAAATGCCTCGTTGAGCGATGTGATCTTTCCCGCCACCTGTGCGCTGAGGCTGAGTTGATAGTGGGCCTGCGCTTCGCCAAACGCCGCCACGTGTGCCTGGTAGCTGGCCGGGGCGACGCGCACGGTGGCAACATCGATCGCCTGTGCGGTCGACGATGGTGGCTGTTCGGCAGGCACAGCCGACGCTGGTGGTTGCTTCGCCTGTGCCGGCGCACCTGCCGGTCCCGATCCGGGTGGCGACAGGTGTTGAAACAGATAGCCGGCCACGCCGACGCAGATCGCGAGTGCGATAGCCAGAGTCAGCCATTGGGTGCCACGTCGAGTCATTCGGGGTCAGCTCCGCTGAGGGTTGGGTCGACACCGAGGCCGAGCGCCAGCCCCAGGGTGATACGGTTTGCCAGGCGTTCGTAACGCAGTGTGTTGACCTGGTCTTCCAGGTCGTAGGTTTGCTGCTGCACGGAAAGCAGGT
This window encodes:
- a CDS encoding PRC-barrel domain-containing protein translates to MNISARAFIGGYVKNLEGENLGNVEEVMIDTDTGLVSYALLDMSQFLGVSEKLFPVPWNAFHLDGESNGLLLDIDRARLTLAEGFEKDDWPDFTDRDYEMKIYDTYRTRPYWQ
- a CDS encoding catalase, producing the protein MATKSGTRKRKSSTAKTVIADIETPIGSGGEIQQAPDQGNGETLTTQQGVPVSDNQNSLKVGQRGPTLLEDFHFREKIFHFDHERIPERVVHARGYGAHGYFETYESLADLTSADIFQRKGDKTPAFVRFSTVAGNKGSVDLARDVRGFAVKLYTKQGNWDIVGNNIPVFFIQDAMKFPDLIHSAKDEPDRGFPQAQTAHDNFWDFISLTPEAMHMVMWIMSDRAIPRSFRFMEGFGVHTFRLVNAKGQSRFVKFHWKPKLGMQSVTWDEAVKINGADPDFHRRDLWDTLVAGDKVEWELGLQVFDDKFADKFEFDVLDATKLIPEEQVPIRIVGRLVLDRVVDNFFAETEQVAFCTQNIVPGIDFTNDPLLQGRNFSYLDTQVKRLGGPNFTHIPINAPKCPFHHFQQDGHMAMNNPKGRVNYEPNSWGSDGGPRASSDGFTSYPAEESGEKGKYRSETFADHYSQARQFYVSQADVEREHMRDALVFELSKVKEPNIRVRVVAHLLNIDKGLAEGVAEGLGIAQLPKPATAARAPIKDLPVSDALSMLKNPPQTFAGRKLGVLVTEGFDGKLLAALRKAAKKERANITLVAPVADGIEDDQGQRHAADEILEGAPSVLFDAVAIIVSEKGADDLLIENAARQFIADAISHKKFVAYSKQARELVEACLLNGSLDDAGIVELSTGKSASGFIEACGELRCWAR
- a CDS encoding sensor histidine kinase yields the protein MKRQISLRWFIALAVLALGIVLVIGYSVLTAQYFMRGMDNIIAANMEAAVNSFVESTPSADYSESNSFDGYTISNRWDQLPDAVRDSFGEPPTRVGFLQKHDASGFMQRPDAIHFLMRFRVNGDELLISRTFTRENASRLVGRNIARNMKALLMISAASALAFAVIIWLLMKRVSRPAAELGSWAQALDAHNITKPVPDFAYPELNRLAQLIKNSVSSVQQSVEREHRFLRHASHELRTPISVIRSNVELIRKLQLDHKHLPDKSQQKAYDRIDRASQTMQHLTETLLWLSRDELETLPTQMVSIGDLIKQLVDDNRYLLADKHVEVELQTDQSIAELPDTAARIVLGNLIRNAFQHTWEGQVKITQRRSEVRIENRQADTHDNGNGEATGFGLGLQLTAQLSERLMWPYRNQPVGGGRVVEITLAN
- a CDS encoding response regulator transcription factor, translating into MLNALLVEDDLDLAQTIVQYLELEQIRCDHASNGVAGLNLAQQARYDVLLLDLNLPRLDGLSVCERLRADGDDTPVLMLTARDRLEDKIDGFRAGTDDYLVKPFELQELVVRVHALARRRSGQVHVLRCADLVMNLSEKTVARADQLIHLSPTGWRLLEVLLRASPNTVSRQTLEDAVWGDEPPDSNSLKVHIFNLRKAVDGSAGPRLVHTIAGHGFAVRSENDETPD
- a CDS encoding efflux RND transporter permease subunit; amino-acid sequence: MSSGHRGVIAWFAANPVAANLLMILVIVLGLMQMGSLRKEAFPSMEPDRLTVSVTYDSGSAQQSEEGIAIKIEDQLEGVIGIESITSESTRNGATVTVEKLADYELDDLLRDVKAKVDAISTFPADAKKPVIEKAEREEHSIWLQLYGAVGRDTLQALADDLKRELLADTSISRVSISGWLDPMMAIEIDEGRLQAYGLSLSDVEDAINQGSSNTMTAVMRNRQLYLQLQASEQAYRKQEFARIPLVTTDDGRQILLGDVAEIRDTFDDTTSVLSRFNGEDSIAVQVITAGQDDITESVAAAHRVVESWLEQGKLPHGVELASWYDRSTAINDRLNLLVRNALSGILWVFLLLAVFLNLRVAIWVAAGLPFIFFGTLYFMGDSFLGLSLNEFTTFGFILALGIVVDDAVVVGESVYSVRRAEGDTLTSTVKGTMRVAIPTLFGVFTTVAAFWALSQTSGRLGELYAQFAAIVAVCLVLSIVESKLILPAHLAHLNTHRSNGSRGIVGLWQKVQQIADRLFETFSDKLYRPVIDIALHHRYAVTLLFLAVFGLVVSMPITGALRVSFFPDIPGDTVRAELTMRNDASFGQTHDALRLIEQRAYEADRALRGEAASGIAHLQVLSEADQSGRVTIELDNQSAYDIRTFTQKWRSLAGLPEGVRSLAIQNSPRMVDAVRVELRADDDQVLTLAGEELKAKLTAMPAVFGIEDNLEPGMPRMRLELTQQGRSLGLTTDALAAQVLQAFSGQIVQRYQRGSDEIEVKVRYPENQRQSAADVLNARVRTTDGTVVPLSSVATVSFGYARDSISRIDGKRAAYVSADVDKEQLSATELVAQLKSSVAPQLERQFPGLGIHFAGEAEQQAETQTSMTHMFMLALLVIYLLLAIPLKSYSQPVLIMTAIPFGIVGAILGHWLNDLSLGILSLNGIIALSGVVVNDSLLLVARFNEHKPDAAHLHQAISRACRERLRPVLLTSFTTFAGLMPLLGETSRQAQFLIPAAVSVAYGIMFATVITLILIPALLLIQHDIADLLKRIKNALFTAEKTARHAERTSG
- a CDS encoding efflux RND transporter periplasmic adaptor subunit, producing the protein MTRRGTQWLTLAIALAICVGVAGYLFQHLSPPGSGPAGAPAQAKQPPASAVPAEQPPSSTAQAIDVATVRVAPASYQAHVAAFGEAQAHYQLSLSAQVAGKITSLNEAFANGRRIAQGESLLQMEDSSYRAAVASAEKELADAKLALLEEQRQGVQAETEWKASGLGGKPDSALVLRKPQLAAAQAAVSTAQAALRSARHDLEQTRMLAPFDALVVERLVSPGGYVQAGTEVATLYSTDRIEIRIALSARDWQNLPADDQLTAGDWPVSLTDVENGQQWSGRVIRVEQHLDDTTRQRALIVAVDQPLDQEPPLLPGTFVRAQVAGTERNDLWKLPVSALSQRGEIWYITAFNTLAKIAATPVFSDTDNIYIAVPEQLETMPQQVLVHPLNGYLEGMQINPVEEPHDE